From one Microbacter margulisiae genomic stretch:
- a CDS encoding MFS transporter: MATIKLKEKIGYGFGDFASSMFWKIFTMYLLFFYTDVFGLPAAAVGTMFLVTRFWDTIFDPVVGIISDRTESKWGKFRPYLLWGALPFGIIGTLMFITPSFGSSGKLIYAYITYTLMMMVYSTINVPYASLLGVISSNPKERNSLSSYRMVFAFIGSFVALLLIDPLVQFFKQIHHGNIQLGWTMGVMTIAVLCILFFWGCFALTKERIQPISEKTRSLKADIKDLIANRPWWILLGAGISALIFNSIRDGAAVYYFKYYVNKDNMVQMPFVNLSLTLTTLYLVLGQAANILGIILVTPLSTVIGKKGVYLSSMAVATVLSIFFFFLSPHSIALMMILQFFISICAGSIFPLLWSMYADIADFSEWKNNRRATGLIFSSSSMSQKFGWAIGGALTGWLLSFVGFHANVMQTHETLTGIRMMLSVFPAIGTALSVLFIAFYPLNEKKLTTIVSELNEKRKQH; the protein is encoded by the coding sequence ATGGCAACAATAAAACTGAAAGAAAAAATAGGGTACGGATTTGGTGATTTTGCATCATCAATGTTTTGGAAGATTTTCACCATGTACCTACTGTTTTTTTATACCGATGTATTCGGATTGCCTGCCGCTGCAGTAGGTACTATGTTCTTAGTCACCCGATTTTGGGATACAATTTTCGATCCTGTGGTCGGGATTATCAGTGACCGCACTGAATCGAAATGGGGAAAATTTAGGCCATATTTATTATGGGGTGCATTGCCATTCGGAATCATTGGAACGTTAATGTTCATAACACCTTCATTTGGAAGCTCAGGAAAATTAATCTATGCTTACATCACTTATACGCTGATGATGATGGTTTATTCGACCATCAATGTTCCATACGCCTCTTTGCTGGGAGTTATATCTTCTAATCCAAAAGAGAGGAATTCACTTTCGTCTTACCGGATGGTTTTTGCATTCATCGGGAGTTTTGTCGCTTTGCTGCTGATTGATCCGCTGGTACAATTCTTTAAACAAATCCATCATGGGAATATCCAATTGGGCTGGACCATGGGCGTTATGACGATTGCCGTATTATGTATCCTCTTTTTCTGGGGATGTTTTGCCCTTACCAAAGAACGGATTCAACCCATCAGTGAAAAAACACGTTCCCTCAAAGCCGACATAAAAGATTTAATTGCCAACAGGCCTTGGTGGATTCTGCTTGGGGCAGGTATTTCCGCATTAATCTTTAACTCTATCCGCGATGGAGCAGCTGTCTATTATTTCAAATACTACGTCAATAAAGACAATATGGTACAAATGCCATTCGTAAATCTGTCTCTTACGCTGACAACGCTCTATCTGGTACTGGGGCAAGCTGCTAACATTCTTGGGATCATTTTGGTAACCCCGCTTTCGACAGTAATAGGCAAAAAAGGAGTGTATCTAAGCTCAATGGCCGTAGCAACCGTTCTCAGCATCTTCTTTTTCTTCTTGAGCCCGCACAGCATCGCATTGATGATGATTTTGCAATTCTTCATCAGTATTTGTGCCGGGAGTATCTTTCCTTTACTTTGGTCAATGTATGCAGATATTGCTGATTTCTCGGAATGGAAAAACAACCGGCGGGCTACAGGGCTTATCTTTTCCTCATCCTCTATGTCGCAAAAATTCGGATGGGCTATCGGAGGAGCGCTTACCGGATGGCTGCTCAGTTTTGTAGGCTTTCATGCCAACGTAATGCAAACTCACGAAACATTGACCGGGATCCGCATGATGCTAAGTGTTTTCCCTGCTATCGGCACGGCTTTATCCGTGTTATTCATTGCATTCTATCCATTGAATGAGAAAAAATTAACAACCATCGTTTCCGAATTGAATGAAAAAAGGAAGCAACATTAA
- a CDS encoding glycoside hydrolase family 130 protein, whose protein sequence is MNHYDNRLQTLIQQYEDLITRKNEPQYKNGIFERYKFPVLTAAHTPLFWRYDLNPKTNSYLMERFMINGTFNAGAIKLDGKYCLIARVEGADRKSFFAVAESPNGVDNFRFWDNPIDMPEIEGDPDANIYDMRLTKHEDGWIYGIFCSERKDPNAPKGDLSSAIADAAVARTKDLVTWERLPNIKSKSQQRNVVLHPEFVNGKYALYTRPQDSFIDAGSGGGIGWALIDDIKNAVITHEEIVDPRYYHTVKELKNGEGPQPIKTSKGWLHLAHGVRPCAAGLRYVLYMYMTDLHNPSKLIASPGGYFMAPEGEERVGDVSNVLFANGWIPDEDGTVYIYYASSDTRMHVAVSSIDRLIDYCFNTSPDGLRSATSIKTIRTLIDRNKPFLSILKTD, encoded by the coding sequence ATGAATCATTACGACAACCGACTTCAGACCCTTATTCAACAATATGAAGATCTGATTACCCGTAAAAATGAGCCCCAATACAAAAATGGGATTTTTGAACGTTACAAATTTCCTGTGTTAACAGCAGCTCACACTCCCCTATTCTGGCGTTACGACCTAAATCCAAAAACCAACTCATACTTAATGGAACGTTTCATGATTAATGGGACCTTCAATGCTGGAGCTATTAAGTTGGATGGAAAATATTGCCTGATCGCACGTGTTGAAGGAGCTGATCGCAAATCATTTTTTGCAGTTGCAGAAAGCCCAAACGGAGTGGATAATTTCCGCTTTTGGGATAATCCGATTGATATGCCTGAAATAGAAGGAGATCCGGATGCCAATATTTATGACATGCGATTAACAAAACATGAAGATGGATGGATCTACGGTATATTTTGCTCCGAACGCAAAGACCCCAATGCGCCAAAAGGCGATTTATCGTCAGCTATTGCCGATGCCGCCGTTGCCCGCACAAAAGATTTAGTCACATGGGAACGACTCCCCAATATCAAATCAAAGAGTCAGCAACGGAATGTTGTACTTCATCCTGAATTTGTCAATGGAAAATACGCGTTGTACACACGACCACAGGATAGCTTTATCGATGCCGGGTCAGGTGGAGGTATCGGTTGGGCATTGATTGACGACATAAAAAATGCGGTCATTACACACGAAGAAATAGTCGATCCACGTTATTATCATACGGTGAAAGAGTTGAAGAACGGAGAAGGGCCACAACCGATCAAAACATCGAAAGGATGGTTGCATTTAGCACATGGAGTACGCCCATGCGCAGCAGGACTCCGATATGTCCTTTACATGTATATGACTGATTTGCATAATCCATCAAAACTCATCGCTTCTCCGGGAGGATATTTCATGGCACCGGAAGGGGAAGAACGTGTAGGCGATGTTTCCAATGTTCTTTTTGCCAATGGATGGATTCCTGACGAAGATGGAACGGTATATATCTATTATGCATCATCCGATACCAGGATGCATGTAGCTGTTTCCTCCATCGACAGACTAATCGATTACTGTTTCAATACCAGTCCAGATGGATTACGGTCGGCAACATCCATAAAAACCATACGAACTCTAATCGACCGAAACAAACCATTTTTGTCTATTTTAAAAACAGATTAA
- a CDS encoding glycoside hydrolase family 26 protein — protein MKPKALSLLCIGCMTIGMASHATPIDPQATKETKALYANLEKIIHKGIMFGHQDDALYGVGWKYDWNRSDIKSVCGDYPAVFGWELGHLELGHAYSLDSVNFDTIRSRIREVYRRGAVNTISWHLNNPLGGTAWNAKTTTAVESILPGGAKNAMFNKWLTRLATFLLSLRDDHGKLIPVMFRPFHELTGGWFWWGAKQCTPKQYIELWRYTVHFLEEKGVHNLLYIYSPATVADEKSYFERYPGDKYVDILGVDIYQDKGENASERFIAETRHDLTFMAKTAKERHKIAVLSETGLYNVYMNDWWTNVLWKAIKNIPIAYVLVWRNACSGPPQYFAPYPGQESAKDFQLFKSNPKMIFENELPPMYR, from the coding sequence ATGAAACCAAAAGCGTTATCTTTACTATGCATTGGATGTATGACAATCGGAATGGCAAGCCATGCAACCCCCATTGACCCACAGGCGACGAAAGAGACAAAAGCGCTCTATGCCAACTTGGAGAAAATCATTCATAAAGGCATCATGTTTGGACATCAGGATGATGCGCTTTATGGCGTTGGCTGGAAATATGACTGGAACCGGTCGGACATCAAAAGCGTATGCGGTGATTATCCGGCTGTCTTTGGATGGGAATTGGGCCATTTGGAACTCGGACATGCTTATTCGCTCGACTCAGTAAACTTTGATACCATTCGTTCCCGCATCCGGGAAGTTTATCGGAGAGGAGCCGTCAACACGATCAGTTGGCACCTCAACAACCCGCTGGGAGGTACAGCCTGGAATGCAAAAACGACAACTGCAGTGGAAAGTATTTTACCTGGTGGAGCTAAAAATGCCATGTTCAATAAATGGCTAACCCGGCTGGCAACATTCCTCTTAAGCCTACGGGATGACCATGGGAAACTAATTCCTGTCATGTTCCGCCCGTTTCACGAATTGACCGGAGGATGGTTCTGGTGGGGAGCCAAACAATGCACACCCAAACAATACATCGAGCTATGGCGGTATACCGTACATTTTTTAGAAGAAAAAGGAGTGCACAACTTGTTATATATTTATTCCCCTGCAACTGTGGCCGATGAAAAGAGCTATTTCGAACGGTACCCAGGCGATAAATATGTTGATATCCTTGGAGTGGATATTTATCAGGATAAAGGAGAAAATGCTTCGGAAAGATTTATTGCTGAGACACGCCATGATTTGACATTCATGGCAAAAACAGCTAAGGAACGCCACAAAATAGCCGTACTCAGTGAAACCGGGTTATACAATGTTTACATGAATGACTGGTGGACAAATGTCCTTTGGAAGGCTATTAAAAATATTCCCATTGCCTATGTATTGGTATGGAGAAATGCTTGCAGCGGCCCGCCCCAATATTTTGCTCCTTATCCGGGACAAGAGAGTGCAAAAGACTTTCAGTTGTTTAAAAGCAACCCAAAAATGATTTTTGAAAATGAGTTACCTCCTATGTACCGTTAA
- a CDS encoding glycoside hydrolase family 5 protein, whose product MNRITEKTGKYAIGSILFLSFFLWGNLWGTDAQPLSPKYFPPKNSPVTSYGQLYVHGRYLTDQHGDTIALHGQSFAWSSWWPQYWNAKVVSWLVSDWKVDIVRASMGIDVQPGYLNDSVHQVNLLEGVVDAAIREGVYVIIDWHCEAFHQAEVIRFFTKMAQRYGKYPNILYEIINEPNNTQTWPEVKAYAETVIPAIRQYDKKNIIIVGCPYWDQKIREVADSPLTGYTNIMYTVHFYAATHGQWLRDDCTYAYHKNIPIFVTECNGSEASGSGHIDYMQWDAWWNYCDSHKISWINWSISDKPHELCSALMPHASANGGWNDLQLTETGKYVRHKLRSYHNNTSTKLIKK is encoded by the coding sequence ATGAACCGGATAACAGAAAAAACAGGCAAATACGCCATTGGGAGTATCCTTTTCTTAAGCTTCTTCCTTTGGGGGAACTTATGGGGCACCGATGCGCAACCGTTATCGCCGAAATATTTTCCTCCGAAAAATTCTCCGGTAACAAGCTACGGGCAACTCTACGTTCATGGACGTTACCTGACTGATCAACATGGAGACACCATTGCGCTTCATGGGCAAAGTTTTGCATGGAGCAGTTGGTGGCCACAGTATTGGAATGCAAAAGTAGTATCATGGCTGGTTTCCGATTGGAAGGTGGACATCGTAAGAGCTTCCATGGGAATTGATGTCCAACCGGGATACCTGAACGACTCTGTACATCAGGTCAATTTACTGGAGGGCGTTGTTGATGCTGCCATCCGGGAAGGAGTTTATGTCATTATCGACTGGCACTGTGAAGCATTTCATCAAGCAGAAGTAATACGGTTTTTCACAAAGATGGCGCAACGATATGGTAAATACCCCAACATCTTGTATGAAATTATCAACGAACCCAATAACACGCAAACATGGCCTGAAGTAAAAGCGTATGCAGAGACGGTCATTCCGGCAATACGACAATACGACAAAAAGAATATTATCATTGTAGGATGCCCGTATTGGGATCAAAAAATTCGAGAGGTAGCCGATTCTCCTTTAACCGGTTATACAAACATCATGTACACGGTTCATTTTTATGCAGCAACTCATGGGCAATGGTTACGCGATGATTGTACTTATGCCTACCATAAGAACATTCCCATCTTTGTTACCGAATGCAATGGTTCCGAAGCCTCCGGCAGTGGCCATATCGACTATATGCAATGGGATGCCTGGTGGAATTATTGCGATAGCCATAAAATTAGTTGGATAAATTGGTCTATATCTGATAAACCTCATGAATTATGCTCGGCACTCATGCCTCATGCCTCGGCCAATGGAGGATGGAACGATTTGCAACTCACGGAAACAGGGAAATATGTTCGTCATAAATTAAGAAGCTACCATAATAATACATCTACTAAACTTATAAAGAAATGA
- a CDS encoding alpha-L-arabinofuranosidase, protein MKASQFQKLIFSITLTGTVMTGMFSCSRNDIERISNNNDSIIQAIDPPIDSTIGFFLDNWQSKTYVAPTYIEGTISSASPTDSVTVDASSVITKIPLTIFGQNANNWMGPMYNVAQLMTPLKDLNPHVIRFPAGSGSDAFFWNCNQDQPPADAPTRLRKADGTYQTTNLYTYGKTTNNWQASVDDYYNVLQETNSVGLITVNYAYARYGTGAHPVQTAAHLAADWVRYDNGRTKYWEIGNENYGDWEWGYRIDTAANQDGQPEYLTGEVYGEQFKVFADSMRVAAAQTGKQIYIGAVMQESPIQSWETMTTQTWNATMIPAVGNNADFYIGHNYITPYGQNSDASTVLYDASTVPEDMMTFMKSEILKYGGTLKPVILSEWNMWAQDSMQQVSNTSGTFAVIVQAEAIKNKFGLAARWDLYNGWSGGNDMGLFSAGDEPGVAKWTPRPSFYYMYYFQKCIGDRLVSTTINGNNKIRAYASTYTSGQASVALVNMSGTPQIVQVKLKNFRMGSRFYWYALAGGQDNGDFSRKIYANGQGPTAVAGGPSNYETLDAYSALTAKGIKVSVPPWGAVFLMVDKP, encoded by the coding sequence ATGAAAGCATCACAATTTCAGAAGCTCATTTTCTCTATTACATTGACGGGTACAGTGATGACTGGAATGTTTTCATGTTCAAGAAACGACATTGAAAGGATCTCTAATAACAATGATTCTATTATTCAGGCAATAGACCCACCGATTGATTCAACCATAGGATTTTTTCTGGATAATTGGCAATCGAAGACATATGTTGCTCCTACATATATAGAGGGCACCATCTCTTCGGCCTCTCCGACCGACAGTGTAACCGTAGACGCCTCATCGGTGATCACAAAAATCCCATTAACCATTTTCGGACAAAATGCAAACAATTGGATGGGGCCAATGTATAATGTAGCTCAACTAATGACTCCATTAAAGGATTTAAATCCACATGTGATCCGGTTCCCCGCAGGAAGCGGGAGTGATGCTTTTTTCTGGAACTGTAATCAGGATCAACCACCGGCTGATGCTCCTACCCGATTACGAAAAGCAGACGGGACGTATCAAACGACAAATTTGTATACTTACGGCAAAACGACCAACAACTGGCAAGCCAGCGTTGACGATTATTATAACGTTTTACAAGAGACGAACAGTGTTGGATTAATTACGGTAAATTATGCCTATGCCCGCTATGGGACGGGGGCTCATCCCGTGCAAACAGCGGCTCATTTGGCAGCAGATTGGGTGCGGTACGATAATGGCCGTACAAAATATTGGGAAATCGGTAACGAGAATTATGGCGATTGGGAATGGGGATACCGTATCGACACCGCTGCAAATCAAGACGGACAACCGGAATATTTGACGGGAGAAGTTTATGGGGAACAATTCAAAGTATTTGCCGATTCAATGAGGGTAGCCGCAGCCCAAACCGGCAAGCAAATCTATATTGGAGCGGTCATGCAGGAATCTCCCATACAATCGTGGGAAACAATGACTACGCAAACATGGAATGCAACCATGATACCTGCTGTGGGCAATAACGCCGATTTTTACATCGGGCATAATTACATTACTCCATATGGACAAAACAGCGATGCTTCAACCGTACTCTATGATGCCTCAACTGTTCCGGAAGATATGATGACATTCATGAAAAGCGAGATCCTGAAATATGGAGGAACGCTTAAACCGGTTATCTTATCGGAATGGAACATGTGGGCACAGGATTCCATGCAACAAGTATCGAACACCAGTGGGACATTTGCCGTCATTGTACAGGCTGAAGCTATAAAAAATAAATTCGGATTAGCTGCCCGTTGGGATTTGTACAACGGATGGTCAGGAGGGAATGACATGGGGCTCTTCAGTGCGGGAGACGAACCGGGAGTCGCTAAATGGACTCCAAGGCCCTCTTTTTACTATATGTATTATTTTCAGAAATGTATCGGCGACAGGTTGGTCAGTACGACAATAAACGGAAATAACAAAATAAGAGCCTATGCATCGACCTATACCTCAGGACAGGCAAGCGTAGCATTGGTAAACATGTCCGGTACGCCTCAAATTGTCCAGGTAAAACTCAAAAACTTCCGGATGGGATCACGCTTTTATTGGTACGCATTGGCAGGAGGCCAGGATAACGGAGATTTCTCCCGAAAAATATATGCCAATGGTCAAGGGCCGACAGCCGTAGCAGGAGGTCCTTCGAACTACGAAACGCTGGATGCCTATTCGGCTTTAACTGCCAAGGGAATTAAAGTATCGGTACCTCCATGGGGAGCCGTTTTCCTGATGGTCGATAAACCTTAA
- a CDS encoding S41 family peptidase, protein MNRRYRLLYLFVVVLLGTAPFTGSSLYAGNETSLLCRFPTLYNNTIVFEAAGNLWSVNRDGGVATRLTSDPGYDVMPRFSPDGKTIAFTGQYEGNTDVYVMPAEGGVPTRLTYQSDVVPKAPTRWGPNNMVVNWSPDGKNIVFLSRSHTWNSWFGELFEINKDGGLPERLPVQQGGILSFSPDGSKIAYNRIFRNFRTWKRYTGGLAQDIWIYDLKSHAIERMTDWKGTDTYPMWYKSTIYFASDRGEDHRLNIWAYDLTNKTFRQITHFKDYDIDWPSLGNNGIVFQNGGSLYVLDLPSETLHKINVTVPDDGTKTSPRWATVNKMIRSFDIAPNGKRALFGARGDIYTVPAKHGPTRNITQTSDAQEQYPAWSPDGKWVAYVTDASGENEIAIRPADGSGNQTLVTDFKKGFFFNPQWSPNSDMLAFSDNNHMLWYVNTKDKKAVQIDQDPVHKILDYHWSPDGQWIAYTKTNASGLPQIYFYNLTKNKTTKISTGMFADHDPVFSADGKFLLFVSARHENPTFSETEFNIAPEKMDGIYMVALQQNEKSPFALTSDEGTPEAPKKPAEASAWKPGNIPAIQIDLDGLMERLISLPIPYGDYNNIQVSGDKVYYQTQPLQLVDGPLKGSGESAIMSYDLKKKEGDAVVGSAVGAFTLSADGSTILYTQKGDYFIIPATAKNGQGAEALNTSDMKSLINPREEWDEMYHQSWRLFRDFFYNPKMNGVNWEEVRNSYAKFLPMLGSREDLNYIIGEMIGELNNSHCYVWGGDDNYLGPNNPTGSLGVDFGLNEASGRYYFKTIYAGDNSRPGYESPLMQPGNDVKEGDYLLAVNGHELKAPMNPYTLLVNTVGQQTTLTIAETPDGKGTHTITVKPIDNSLMLRLNNWINHNREYVNKASDGKIGYIYLSDMEALGMDQFVQQFYPQISKQGIIIDDRFNGGGFIDQIVLERLRRVLVGMSTNNQHAAMRYPEEVLNGYKATLINHYSASDGDMFPFYFRKYGLGPLIGTRTWGGVRGYNDDWKLLDGGDLIVSENSIYGLDSQWAIENHGVSPDINVDDLPGDLLKGKDAQLDTAIEYIMKQIKEHPMNLPKPPTDLPAYPSGKDEGGLN, encoded by the coding sequence ATGAATCGTCGTTATCGTTTGTTGTACCTTTTTGTAGTAGTACTTCTGGGAACAGCACCCTTTACCGGGAGCTCCCTCTATGCAGGAAACGAAACCTCACTGCTTTGCCGGTTTCCGACCCTTTACAACAATACCATTGTTTTTGAGGCTGCAGGAAATCTCTGGAGTGTAAACAGGGATGGTGGAGTCGCCACACGCCTGACTTCCGATCCGGGATATGATGTAATGCCCCGCTTCTCGCCTGATGGTAAAACTATTGCTTTCACAGGCCAATATGAAGGAAACACCGACGTGTATGTCATGCCTGCCGAAGGAGGAGTTCCCACCCGTTTAACGTATCAATCTGATGTTGTTCCTAAAGCGCCTACACGTTGGGGGCCAAATAACATGGTAGTCAACTGGTCGCCTGACGGGAAAAACATTGTATTCCTTTCAAGAAGCCATACCTGGAATTCGTGGTTTGGAGAATTATTTGAAATAAATAAGGACGGAGGATTACCCGAAAGACTACCTGTGCAACAGGGAGGCATTCTCTCTTTCAGTCCTGATGGTTCTAAAATTGCTTATAACCGTATCTTCCGGAATTTTCGTACATGGAAACGTTATACGGGAGGGTTAGCTCAGGATATCTGGATTTATGATCTGAAAAGCCATGCCATCGAACGTATGACCGACTGGAAAGGCACAGACACCTATCCCATGTGGTATAAAAGCACTATTTATTTTGCTTCAGACAGAGGGGAAGATCATCGCCTGAACATTTGGGCGTATGATTTGACCAACAAAACATTCCGCCAAATTACCCATTTTAAAGATTATGATATTGACTGGCCAAGTCTGGGAAACAACGGCATTGTTTTTCAGAATGGAGGTTCGCTTTATGTTTTGGATTTACCTTCGGAAACATTACACAAAATCAATGTAACCGTTCCTGATGATGGAACCAAAACATCGCCACGCTGGGCAACCGTCAATAAAATGATTCGCAGTTTCGATATTGCACCTAATGGGAAACGTGCATTATTCGGTGCACGGGGAGATATTTATACAGTTCCGGCAAAACACGGGCCTACGAGAAACATTACACAAACATCCGATGCCCAGGAACAATATCCGGCATGGTCCCCTGATGGCAAATGGGTAGCTTACGTAACCGATGCAAGCGGCGAAAACGAAATTGCAATCCGTCCGGCAGACGGATCAGGGAATCAAACATTGGTTACCGATTTCAAGAAAGGGTTCTTTTTTAATCCGCAATGGTCTCCAAACAGCGATATGCTGGCTTTCTCGGACAATAACCATATGCTCTGGTATGTCAACACAAAAGACAAAAAAGCAGTTCAAATCGATCAGGATCCCGTTCATAAAATATTGGATTACCACTGGTCACCTGATGGACAATGGATTGCTTATACGAAAACAAATGCCAGCGGACTCCCTCAAATCTATTTTTATAACCTGACCAAAAATAAAACAACTAAGATCAGTACAGGAATGTTTGCCGATCATGATCCTGTGTTCAGTGCAGATGGAAAATTCCTGTTGTTTGTCTCTGCACGCCATGAAAATCCAACTTTCAGTGAAACGGAATTTAATATTGCACCTGAAAAAATGGATGGCATTTACATGGTGGCCTTACAACAAAATGAGAAATCTCCCTTTGCGCTGACTTCCGACGAAGGGACTCCGGAAGCTCCGAAAAAACCTGCAGAAGCTTCAGCATGGAAACCGGGGAATATACCTGCCATACAAATCGACCTTGACGGATTGATGGAAAGGCTCATTTCTTTACCGATTCCTTATGGCGATTATAACAACATCCAGGTCAGCGGAGATAAAGTGTATTATCAAACGCAGCCATTACAATTGGTTGACGGTCCGTTAAAAGGGAGTGGAGAATCAGCCATTATGAGCTATGACCTGAAGAAAAAAGAAGGTGATGCCGTGGTGGGCTCTGCAGTAGGAGCATTTACCCTGAGTGCGGACGGAAGTACCATTCTCTATACACAAAAAGGTGATTATTTCATAATTCCTGCCACTGCTAAAAATGGTCAGGGCGCCGAAGCGTTAAATACGTCAGACATGAAAAGCCTGATTAATCCACGTGAAGAATGGGACGAAATGTATCATCAATCCTGGCGTTTATTCCGCGATTTCTTCTATAATCCAAAAATGAACGGCGTCAATTGGGAAGAAGTCCGCAACAGTTACGCAAAATTCCTTCCGATGCTCGGATCACGCGAAGACCTGAATTACATCATTGGTGAAATGATCGGGGAATTGAACAATTCTCACTGCTATGTGTGGGGAGGTGATGACAATTATCTTGGACCAAACAATCCTACCGGATCATTGGGAGTTGACTTTGGCTTAAATGAAGCTTCAGGCCGCTACTATTTCAAGACAATATATGCCGGGGATAACTCACGCCCGGGATATGAGTCTCCACTCATGCAACCGGGAAATGATGTAAAAGAAGGCGATTACCTGCTTGCTGTTAACGGGCATGAACTCAAAGCCCCGATGAATCCTTACACCCTTCTGGTCAATACTGTCGGACAACAAACCACCTTAACCATTGCTGAAACACCTGATGGAAAAGGAACACATACCATTACCGTGAAGCCTATTGACAATTCATTGATGTTGCGCCTTAACAATTGGATCAATCATAACCGTGAATATGTCAATAAAGCATCCGACGGCAAAATCGGGTATATCTACCTGTCAGACATGGAAGCGTTGGGAATGGATCAGTTTGTACAACAATTCTACCCTCAAATCAGTAAACAAGGAATCATTATCGACGATCGTTTTAACGGAGGTGGCTTTATCGATCAGATTGTTCTGGAACGTCTTCGCCGGGTATTGGTCGGAATGAGTACCAACAACCAGCATGCAGCCATGCGTTATCCTGAAGAAGTATTGAACGGATATAAAGCAACCCTGATCAATCATTATTCAGCATCCGACGGCGACATGTTCCCGTTCTACTTCCGAAAATATGGATTGGGTCCGCTTATCGGAACAAGAACCTGGGGTGGTGTTCGAGGATATAATGACGACTGGAAACTTCTGGACGGAGGAGATTTGATTGTATCGGAAAATAGTATCTATGGGCTTGACTCGCAATGGGCGATCGAGAATCATGGTGTAAGTCCGGATATCAACGTCGATGACCTGCCGGGAGATCTTCTGAAAGGGAAAGATGCCCAGCTTGACACCGCCATCGAATACATTATGAAACAAATCAAAGAACATCCGATGAATTTACCGAAGCCTCCTACAGATCTGCCTGCTTATCCAAGCGGTAAAGACGAAGGCGGTCTCAACTAA